One Hydrogenophaga crassostreae genomic region harbors:
- a CDS encoding response regulator transcription factor, producing MNPSAPAIHVVDDDPDFRDALVWLFDSRGHQVQAWGSGEAFLVAAREQANRWSPAVVLLDIRMEPISGLATFEVLHELACPWPVLFLTGHGDVGMAVAAVKKGAWDFLEKPFQDNELVDRVEAALQAVSSEETQLAQRLRQALSSLSTREREVLDELLQGHYNKNIADHLGITPRTVEFHRANIFEKMGVHSAVELAHHMGRFQLS from the coding sequence ATGAACCCATCTGCACCCGCCATCCATGTGGTCGATGACGACCCCGACTTTCGTGATGCCCTGGTCTGGTTGTTCGATTCACGCGGGCACCAGGTGCAGGCCTGGGGCTCGGGAGAAGCGTTTCTGGTGGCCGCGCGAGAGCAGGCCAACCGCTGGTCGCCCGCCGTGGTGCTGCTGGATATCCGTATGGAACCCATCTCGGGCCTGGCCACATTTGAAGTTTTGCATGAGCTGGCCTGCCCTTGGCCGGTGCTGTTTTTGACCGGCCATGGCGATGTTGGCATGGCGGTGGCCGCCGTCAAAAAGGGGGCGTGGGATTTTCTGGAAAAGCCGTTTCAGGACAACGAGCTGGTCGACCGCGTCGAGGCGGCTTTGCAAGCTGTGTCGAGCGAAGAAACCCAGTTGGCGCAGCGCTTGCGCCAGGCGCTGTCGAGTCTGAGTACGCGCGAGCGTGAAGTGCTCGACGAGCTTTTGCAAGGCCACTACAACAAGAATATCGCCGACCACCTGGGCATCACACCGCGCACAGTGGAGTTTCACCGCGCCAACATTTTTGAAAAAATGGGCGTGCATTCGGCGGTGGAACTGGCCCACCACATGGGGCGCTTTCAGCTGAGCTGA
- a CDS encoding phenylacetate--CoA ligase family protein encodes MSDFFDALETRSPAEREAAQMAALSVQVAHAQAHSAAFATILKGVDAASINSREALAKLPVTRKSELLEMQKASRAQGGDAFGGFSALVRGPAMSRIFASPGPIYEPEGATADYWRTGRALFAAGFRKGELVHNAFSYHMTPGAFILESGAHAVGCTVFPAGTGQTEQQLDAIRDLQPNAYTGTPSFLRILLEKAAESKVDVSCIKKASVGGEACPPSLTSWFKEHGVAVYQTYATADLGLVAYETASREGLVLEEGVIVEIVRPGTGDPVAEGEVGELVVTSLNPAYPLIRFGTGDLSALLPGNCPSGRSAPRIKGWMGRADQTTKVKGMFVHPGQVADIVRRFPSVNKARLVISGEMANDRMCLQVEATDADAGLSEQLESAMREVTKLRGLVEMVGIGSLPNDGKVIEDARSYQ; translated from the coding sequence ATGTCCGATTTTTTCGACGCCCTGGAAACCCGCTCTCCCGCCGAACGTGAAGCGGCCCAGATGGCCGCGCTGTCGGTTCAGGTCGCGCATGCCCAAGCCCACAGCGCCGCTTTCGCCACCATCCTGAAGGGTGTGGATGCGGCCAGCATCAACAGCCGTGAGGCGTTGGCCAAGCTGCCGGTGACGCGCAAGTCGGAACTGCTGGAAATGCAAAAGGCTTCGCGCGCTCAGGGCGGCGATGCATTTGGCGGTTTTTCAGCGCTGGTGCGCGGGCCTGCCATGTCGCGCATTTTTGCCAGCCCCGGCCCGATTTACGAGCCCGAAGGTGCCACCGCCGATTACTGGCGCACAGGGCGCGCGCTGTTCGCCGCGGGCTTTCGCAAAGGCGAGCTGGTGCACAACGCTTTCAGCTACCACATGACGCCTGGGGCGTTCATTCTGGAAAGCGGCGCCCACGCGGTGGGCTGCACGGTGTTTCCCGCCGGCACGGGGCAAACCGAGCAGCAACTCGATGCCATCCGGGATTTGCAGCCCAATGCCTACACAGGAACGCCCAGTTTCCTGCGCATCCTGCTGGAAAAGGCGGCTGAGTCGAAGGTCGATGTCAGTTGCATCAAGAAGGCATCGGTGGGCGGTGAAGCCTGCCCACCCAGCTTGACAAGCTGGTTCAAGGAACACGGCGTGGCCGTCTACCAAACCTACGCCACCGCCGATCTGGGCCTGGTGGCCTATGAAACGGCCTCGCGCGAAGGTCTGGTCCTGGAAGAGGGTGTGATCGTTGAAATCGTTCGCCCCGGCACGGGCGATCCGGTGGCCGAGGGCGAGGTGGGTGAACTGGTGGTGACATCGCTCAACCCGGCCTACCCCTTGATTCGATTCGGCACAGGTGACTTGTCGGCCCTGTTGCCGGGCAACTGCCCCAGCGGTCGCTCGGCACCCCGCATCAAGGGCTGGATGGGTCGCGCCGACCAGACCACCAAGGTCAAGGGCATGTTTGTGCATCCAGGCCAGGTGGCCGATATCGTCAGGCGTTTCCCATCGGTAAACAAAGCCCGGCTGGTGATCAGCGGTGAGATGGCCAATGACCGCATGTGCCTCCAGGTGGAAGCGACCGACGCAGACGCGGGCTTGAGCGAACAACTGGAATCGGCCATGCGCGAAGTGACCAAGCTGCGCGGGCTGGTGGAGATGGTGGGTATCGGCAGCTTGCCCAACGATGGCAAGGTCATAGAAGACGCGCGAAGCTACCAATAG
- a CDS encoding ABC transporter ATP-binding protein: MSTSPNIVLNVNGIEVIYNHVILVLKGVSLQVPEQKIVAILGGNGAGKTTTLRAISNLLKGERGEVTKGSIELRGERIENSSPADLVNKGVVQVMEGRHCFAHLTIEENLMTGSYTRTDKAEIAHNLEKVYNYFPRLKTRRTSQAAYTSGGEQQMCAIGRAMMANPSIVLLDEPSMGLAPQLVEEVFNIVRDLNTKEKVTFLLAEQNTNMALKYADYGYIMESGRVVMDGAAADLRNNEDVKEFYLGMGGGERKSFKDVKSYKRRKRWLA; encoded by the coding sequence ATGAGCACCTCTCCCAACATCGTTCTCAATGTCAACGGCATTGAAGTCATTTACAACCACGTGATCCTCGTGCTCAAGGGCGTTTCGCTCCAGGTGCCCGAGCAAAAAATCGTGGCGATTCTGGGCGGCAACGGCGCGGGAAAAACCACGACGCTGCGGGCCATCTCCAACCTGCTCAAAGGCGAGCGCGGCGAGGTCACCAAGGGCAGCATCGAGTTGCGCGGTGAACGCATTGAAAACAGCTCGCCTGCCGACCTGGTCAACAAGGGCGTGGTGCAGGTGATGGAAGGACGGCACTGCTTTGCCCACCTGACCATCGAAGAAAACCTGATGACGGGCTCGTACACCCGAACCGACAAGGCCGAAATCGCGCACAACCTGGAGAAGGTTTACAACTACTTCCCGCGCCTGAAAACACGCCGCACCTCGCAGGCCGCCTACACCTCGGGTGGCGAGCAGCAGATGTGCGCCATCGGCCGCGCCATGATGGCCAACCCCAGCATCGTGTTGCTCGATGAACCGTCCATGGGCCTGGCGCCGCAATTGGTCGAAGAGGTGTTCAACATCGTGCGCGACCTCAACACCAAGGAAAAGGTCACCTTCCTGCTGGCCGAGCAAAACACCAACATGGCGCTGAAGTACGCCGACTACGGCTACATCATGGAAAGTGGCCGCGTGGTGATGGACGGTGCGGCGGCCGACCTGCGCAACAACGAAGACGTGAAAGAGTTTTACCTGGGCATGGGCGGAGGCGAGCGCAAGTCGTTCAAGGATGTGAAGAGCTACAAGCGCAGGAAGCGCTGGTTGGCTTGA
- a CDS encoding ABC transporter substrate-binding protein: MKMRNLALSVAVATAGLSSALVSTTAFAQAKEQFFPSLVYRTGAYAPNGVPFANGMADYMKLVNARGGINGVMTLLEECETGYATDRGVECYERLKGKNGGATVFQPLSTGITFALTEKAPIDKIPLITAGYGRSESADGGIFKWNFPLAGTYWVAADTIVQDIGKQVGGMDKLKGKKIALVYHDSPFGKEPIPLLQERAAMHGFTLSLLPVTHPGVEQKATWLQIRRDRPDYVINWGWGVMNSTLLKEAQATGYPRENIYGVWWAGAEPDVKDVGMGAKGYKSVMMQHGAELNSDVVKEVLSKVHGKGQGTGPKEEVGQVLYMRGLTAAMFAVEGVRAAQERFGKGKVVTGEQARWGYENLNLTQAKLDALGFKGVMRPISTSCKDHMGASWARIHTWDGSKFVWSSDWLQGDEQIINPMVKAAADKYAAEKKLTRRTPADCQS; the protein is encoded by the coding sequence ATGAAAATGCGTAACCTGGCCCTCTCCGTGGCGGTCGCCACCGCAGGTTTGTCGTCGGCACTGGTGTCCACCACTGCTTTCGCACAAGCCAAAGAACAGTTCTTCCCATCCCTCGTCTACCGCACCGGCGCCTACGCGCCCAACGGTGTGCCATTTGCCAACGGCATGGCCGACTACATGAAGTTGGTGAACGCCCGCGGCGGCATCAACGGCGTGATGACCTTGCTGGAAGAGTGCGAAACCGGCTACGCCACCGACCGTGGCGTGGAATGCTACGAGCGCCTGAAAGGCAAGAATGGTGGCGCCACCGTGTTCCAGCCTCTCTCGACCGGCATCACCTTCGCCCTGACCGAAAAAGCCCCCATCGACAAGATCCCGCTGATCACCGCCGGCTATGGCCGCAGTGAGTCTGCCGACGGCGGCATCTTCAAATGGAATTTCCCACTGGCCGGTACCTACTGGGTTGCCGCCGACACCATCGTCCAGGATATCGGCAAGCAAGTCGGTGGCATGGACAAGCTCAAAGGCAAGAAGATCGCCTTGGTCTACCATGACAGCCCGTTCGGCAAAGAGCCAATCCCGCTGCTGCAAGAGCGCGCCGCCATGCACGGCTTCACGCTGAGCCTGTTGCCTGTGACCCACCCCGGCGTGGAACAAAAAGCCACCTGGCTGCAGATTCGCCGCGACCGTCCCGACTACGTCATCAACTGGGGCTGGGGCGTGATGAACTCCACCTTGCTCAAGGAAGCACAGGCCACGGGTTATCCGCGCGAAAACATCTATGGCGTGTGGTGGGCCGGTGCCGAGCCTGACGTGAAAGACGTGGGCATGGGTGCCAAGGGCTACAAGTCCGTGATGATGCAACACGGTGCCGAACTCAACTCCGACGTGGTCAAGGAAGTGCTCTCCAAAGTGCATGGCAAAGGCCAGGGCACGGGCCCCAAAGAAGAAGTGGGCCAGGTGCTGTACATGCGTGGTCTGACCGCTGCCATGTTCGCTGTGGAAGGTGTTCGCGCTGCACAGGAGCGCTTCGGCAAAGGCAAGGTCGTGACCGGCGAACAGGCTCGCTGGGGCTACGAGAACCTGAACCTGACACAGGCCAAGCTCGATGCACTGGGGTTCAAAGGCGTGATGCGCCCGATCTCCACCAGCTGCAAAGACCACATGGGCGCCTCCTGGGCCCGCATCCACACCTGGGACGGCAGCAAGTTCGTCTGGTCGTCTGACTGGCTGCAGGGCGATGAGCAAATCATCAACCCGATGGTCAAGGCAGCGGCCGACAAGTACGCCGCCGAGAAGAAGCTGACGCGCCGCACGCCGGCCGACTGCCAGTCTTGA
- a CDS encoding branched-chain amino acid ABC transporter permease — MFYRENGQFKTSYRADQQIFAIAQDRWAILALIAFAFIGVPFLVDEYMYRAILIPFLILALAAIGVNILVGYCGQISLGSGAFMAVGAYAAYNTYIRIDGMPLIVALLSGGFFATLVGMFFGIPSLRVKGLYLAVATLAAQFFCDWAFLRVGWFTNNTSSGSVSVSNLQVLGWTINTPVEKYLFCLGFLVVFALLAKNLVRSAIGREWMAIRDMDVAAAVIGIRPMYAKLSAFAVSSFIIGVAGGLWGFVHLGSWEPAAFSIDRSFQLLFMVIIGGMGSIMGSFFGAAFIVVLPIFLNQVLPVIGHMLGMEISTAFVSHAEFMIFGALIVWFLIVEPHGLAKLWSIGKQKLRLWPFPH, encoded by the coding sequence ATGTTCTACAGAGAAAACGGTCAGTTCAAGACCTCCTACCGCGCCGACCAGCAGATCTTCGCCATCGCGCAAGACCGCTGGGCCATCCTGGCGCTGATCGCCTTCGCGTTCATCGGCGTGCCGTTCCTGGTGGACGAGTACATGTACCGCGCCATCCTGATTCCCTTCCTGATCCTGGCGCTGGCCGCCATCGGGGTGAACATTCTGGTGGGCTACTGCGGGCAGATCTCGCTGGGCTCGGGCGCCTTCATGGCCGTGGGTGCCTACGCGGCCTACAACACCTACATCCGCATCGACGGCATGCCCCTCATCGTGGCGCTGCTCTCTGGTGGATTCTTCGCCACGCTGGTGGGTATGTTCTTTGGCATACCCAGCTTGAGGGTGAAGGGGCTTTACCTGGCGGTGGCCACACTGGCGGCGCAGTTCTTCTGCGATTGGGCTTTCCTGCGCGTGGGCTGGTTCACCAACAACACCTCTTCGGGCTCGGTTTCTGTGTCCAACCTGCAGGTGTTGGGATGGACCATCAACACGCCGGTGGAAAAGTATCTGTTCTGCCTGGGCTTTCTGGTGGTGTTTGCATTGCTGGCGAAGAACCTGGTGCGCTCGGCCATTGGCCGCGAGTGGATGGCGATTCGCGACATGGACGTGGCCGCGGCCGTGATCGGCATTCGCCCGATGTACGCCAAGCTGAGCGCCTTCGCGGTGAGCTCTTTCATCATCGGCGTGGCCGGTGGTCTGTGGGGCTTTGTGCACCTCGGTTCGTGGGAGCCTGCTGCCTTCTCGATTGACCGTTCGTTCCAGCTGCTGTTCATGGTGATCATCGGCGGCATGGGTTCGATCATGGGCAGCTTTTTCGGCGCCGCGTTCATTGTGGTGCTGCCGATTTTTCTCAACCAGGTTTTGCCGGTCATCGGTCACATGCTGGGCATGGAAATTTCCACGGCCTTCGTGTCGCACGCCGAATTCATGATCTTCGGCGCGCTCATCGTCTGGTTCCTGATTGTGGAACCCCACGGTCTGGCCAAGCTGTGGAGCATCGGCAAACAGAAGTTGCGGTTGTGGCCTTTCCCGCACTGA
- a CDS encoding branched-chain amino acid ABC transporter permease → MGFFIEAFLGGLMAGMLYSLVALGFVLIYKASGVFNFAQGAMVLFAALAMARFSEWIPAWLGLENKFLGNLIAFVLAGAVMFVLAWLIERLVLRHLVNQEGVTLLMATLGITYFLDGLGQTIFGSDIYQIDVGMPKDPLFLFENTFDGGVLVNLEDVYAACIAALLVAVLSLFFQKTSTGRALRAVADDHQAAQSIGIPLNRIWVIVWFVAGLTALVAGVIWGSKLGVQFSLTTVALRALPVIILGGLTSVPGAIIGGLIIGVGEKLSEVYLGPYVGGGIEIWFAYMVALVFLLFRPQGLFGEKIIDRV, encoded by the coding sequence ATGGGTTTTTTCATCGAAGCATTCTTGGGCGGCCTGATGGCCGGCATGCTCTATTCGCTCGTGGCGCTGGGCTTCGTGCTCATCTACAAGGCATCGGGCGTCTTCAACTTCGCGCAGGGCGCGATGGTGTTGTTCGCCGCGCTGGCCATGGCCCGCTTCTCGGAGTGGATTCCCGCCTGGCTGGGTCTGGAGAACAAGTTTCTCGGCAACCTGATCGCGTTCGTACTCGCGGGTGCCGTGATGTTTGTCCTGGCCTGGCTGATCGAGCGGCTGGTCCTGCGCCATCTGGTGAACCAGGAAGGCGTCACCCTGCTGATGGCCACACTGGGTATCACCTACTTCCTCGACGGCCTGGGCCAGACGATCTTCGGCAGCGACATTTACCAGATCGATGTGGGCATGCCCAAAGATCCGTTGTTCCTGTTTGAGAACACCTTTGACGGTGGCGTGCTGGTGAATCTGGAAGACGTTTACGCCGCCTGCATCGCTGCGCTGCTGGTGGCCGTGCTCTCCCTGTTTTTCCAGAAGACCTCCACCGGTCGCGCTTTGCGCGCTGTGGCCGATGACCACCAGGCGGCTCAATCGATCGGCATCCCGCTCAACCGCATCTGGGTCATCGTCTGGTTTGTGGCCGGTCTCACCGCCCTGGTCGCAGGCGTGATCTGGGGCTCCAAGCTGGGGGTGCAGTTTTCGCTGACCACAGTGGCGCTGCGGGCCCTGCCCGTGATCATTCTGGGCGGCCTGACTTCGGTGCCCGGCGCCATCATCGGCGGCTTGATCATCGGTGTGGGCGAGAAGCTCTCCGAGGTGTACCTCGGCCCTTATGTGGGCGGCGGCATCGAGATCTGGTTTGCCTACATGGTGGCGCTGGTGTTCCTGCTGTTCCGGCCACAAGGTTTGTTCGGCGAAAAAATCATCGACCGCGTTTGA
- a CDS encoding ABC transporter ATP-binding protein produces the protein MTKQIGDVILDVNNISLRFGGVNALTDISFNVKEHEVRAIIGPNGAGKSSMLNCINGVYTPQEGSITFRGQKFDHMSSRQVAEMGIGRTFQNLALFKGMSVIDNIMTGRNLHIKSNLFMQALRIGPAQREEEQHREYVEHIIDFLEIQAFRKTPVGQLPYGLQKRVDLGRALAMEPKVMLLDEPMAGMNLEEKQDMSRFILDVNDEFGTTIVLIEHDMGVVMDISDRVVVLDYGKKIGDGTPEEVRNNEEVISAYLGTGH, from the coding sequence ATGACCAAACAGATCGGCGACGTCATCCTCGACGTCAACAACATCAGCCTGCGCTTCGGCGGCGTCAACGCGCTGACCGACATCTCTTTCAACGTGAAAGAGCACGAAGTGCGCGCCATCATCGGCCCCAACGGTGCCGGCAAGAGCTCGATGCTCAACTGCATCAACGGCGTTTACACGCCGCAGGAAGGCTCCATCACCTTCCGTGGCCAGAAGTTCGACCACATGAGCTCGCGCCAAGTGGCCGAGATGGGCATTGGCCGCACCTTCCAGAACCTGGCGCTGTTCAAGGGCATGAGCGTGATCGACAACATCATGACCGGCCGCAACCTGCACATCAAGAGCAACCTCTTCATGCAGGCACTGCGCATCGGCCCGGCCCAGCGCGAAGAAGAGCAACACCGCGAATACGTGGAGCACATCATCGATTTCCTGGAAATCCAGGCCTTCAGAAAAACGCCTGTGGGCCAGTTGCCCTATGGCTTGCAAAAGCGGGTTGACCTGGGTCGTGCACTGGCCATGGAGCCCAAAGTGATGTTGCTCGACGAGCCCATGGCCGGCATGAACCTGGAAGAGAAACAGGACATGAGCCGTTTCATCCTCGACGTGAACGACGAGTTCGGCACCACCATTGTCTTGATCGAGCACGACATGGGCGTGGTGATGGACATCTCGGACCGCGTGGTGGTGCTCGACTATGGCAAAAAGATCGGTGACGGCACACCCGAAGAAGTGCGAAACAACGAAGAAGTCATCAGCGCGTACCTCGGTACGGGCCACTGA
- a CDS encoding AMP-dependent synthetase/ligase, whose translation MQTTFPRLLLDHAKSRPTAAAMREKEYGIWQTTTWADMAKLVEAIACGLHQAGLKRHEHMVVIGANRPRLYATMLAAQSLGAIPVPLYQDAVGGECVFPINNADVRFAVVEDQEQVDKMLEIREECPQLSHIYFDDPRGLRKYDEPGLSAMEELIASGKAFAKIHPQLFTDQVAQASPDDVAAMFFTSGTTGKPKGVVHTHNTLIDRGSVGAKFDKLTADDEVLAYLPPAWIGQNIFSYAQWLVAGYVVNCPESGATVTIDLKEVGPTYYFAPPRVFEGLLTTVMIRMEDAGTIKRKMFHAFMDVAKRVGPDKMDGKAIGLVDSIKYALGNFFVYGPLRNNLGFSRVRVAYTAGEAIGPDLFSFYRSIGINLKQLYGSTETAVFVCLQPDHEARADTVGVPCEGVEIKLAPDGEILVKSPGLLKEYYKNPEATAEVLTADGWYHTSDAGFIDASGHLKIIDRVKDVGRIKGGTFDNAMFAPKYVENKLKFFSFIKEAVAYGDQREKVCVMINIDMEAVGNWAERQNLPYAGYTDLAQKPEVYELIRESVEKVNADLSRDELLAGSQISRFLVLHKELDADDGELTRTNKVRRGFIGEKYDVLIDGLYSGKTEQFIETQVKFEDGRTGSVSATLKISDAKIFAPVKAAA comes from the coding sequence ATGCAAACGACATTTCCCCGGCTCTTGCTGGACCACGCCAAATCCCGCCCCACAGCGGCGGCCATGCGTGAGAAGGAATACGGCATCTGGCAAACCACCACCTGGGCCGACATGGCCAAGCTGGTCGAGGCAATCGCCTGCGGCCTGCACCAGGCGGGTTTGAAGCGCCATGAACACATGGTGGTGATCGGGGCCAACCGCCCCCGCCTTTACGCCACCATGCTGGCCGCGCAATCACTGGGCGCGATTCCCGTGCCGCTGTACCAGGATGCCGTGGGCGGCGAATGTGTGTTCCCGATCAACAACGCAGACGTGCGCTTCGCCGTGGTGGAAGACCAGGAGCAGGTCGACAAGATGCTGGAGATTCGCGAAGAATGCCCGCAACTCAGCCACATCTACTTTGATGATCCGCGTGGCCTGCGCAAATACGACGAGCCGGGCCTGAGCGCAATGGAGGAGCTGATCGCCTCCGGCAAGGCCTTCGCCAAGATCCACCCCCAGTTGTTCACCGACCAGGTGGCGCAAGCCAGCCCCGACGATGTGGCAGCGATGTTTTTCACCTCGGGCACCACGGGCAAGCCCAAGGGCGTGGTGCACACCCACAACACCCTGATCGACCGCGGCAGCGTGGGCGCCAAGTTCGACAAACTCACCGCCGACGACGAGGTCCTGGCCTACCTGCCACCGGCCTGGATCGGCCAGAACATTTTTTCCTATGCGCAATGGCTGGTGGCTGGTTACGTGGTGAACTGCCCCGAATCGGGCGCCACCGTCACGATCGACCTGAAAGAAGTCGGCCCCACCTACTACTTCGCGCCACCGCGGGTTTTTGAAGGCCTGTTGACCACGGTGATGATCCGCATGGAAGACGCGGGCACCATCAAGCGCAAGATGTTCCATGCCTTCATGGACGTGGCCAAGCGCGTCGGCCCCGACAAAATGGACGGCAAAGCCATCGGCCTGGTGGACTCCATCAAGTACGCGCTGGGCAACTTCTTTGTCTACGGCCCGCTGCGCAACAACCTGGGTTTCAGCCGCGTGCGCGTGGCCTACACGGCGGGTGAGGCCATCGGCCCTGATCTGTTCAGCTTTTACCGTTCCATCGGCATCAACCTGAAGCAGCTCTACGGCTCGACCGAAACCGCTGTGTTCGTCTGCCTGCAACCTGACCACGAAGCGCGCGCTGACACGGTGGGCGTGCCTTGCGAAGGCGTTGAGATCAAGCTGGCGCCGGACGGCGAGATCCTGGTCAAGTCGCCGGGCCTGCTCAAGGAGTACTACAAAAACCCCGAGGCCACGGCCGAGGTCCTGACCGCCGACGGCTGGTACCACACCAGCGACGCGGGCTTCATCGACGCTTCGGGCCACCTGAAGATCATCGACCGGGTGAAAGACGTGGGCCGCATCAAAGGCGGCACGTTTGACAACGCCATGTTCGCGCCCAAGTATGTGGAGAACAAACTCAAGTTTTTCTCCTTCATCAAAGAGGCCGTGGCTTACGGCGATCAGCGCGAAAAGGTGTGCGTGATGATCAACATCGACATGGAAGCAGTGGGCAACTGGGCCGAGCGCCAGAACCTGCCTTACGCCGGCTACACCGATCTGGCGCAAAAGCCCGAGGTGTACGAGCTCATCCGTGAGTCGGTCGAAAAGGTGAACGCCGACCTGAGCCGCGACGAGCTGCTGGCCGGCAGCCAGATCAGCCGCTTTCTGGTGCTGCACAAAGAGCTGGACGCCGATGACGGTGAGTTGACCCGCACCAACAAGGTCCGCCGCGGCTTTATCGGCGAGAAGTACGACGTATTGATCGACGGGCTCTACAGCGGCAAGACCGAGCAATTCATCGAAACCCAGGTGAAGTTTGAAGACGGACGCACCGGCAGCGTGAGCGCCACGCTGAAGATCAGCGACGCCAAAATCTTTGCCCCGGTAAAGGCCGCAGCATGA
- a CDS encoding Crp/Fnr family transcriptional regulator translates to MPPHLTPNGPSPLRKRARALTTQELDQIPWLRGLSAEERERAQADLIVTQAQAGDFVCRLGRPVTYWFGLIEGLLKMSNDDSQGPVITFTGVAPGGWFGEGTVLKHEQYRYNIQALRKSLVAGIPVATFDWLLDHSIGFNRFVMNQLNERLGQFIAAREIDRINNPDLRVARNLAALFHPLLSPNVGDVLRTTQQELAYLVGLSRQRVNEALTTLAAKGWIRVEYGGVRVLDLQALRSGEL, encoded by the coding sequence ATGCCACCTCATCTCACGCCAAACGGCCCATCCCCCTTGCGTAAACGTGCGCGCGCGCTGACCACGCAAGAACTCGATCAGATCCCGTGGCTCCGTGGCTTGAGCGCCGAGGAGCGCGAACGCGCGCAGGCCGATCTGATCGTCACCCAGGCGCAGGCGGGCGATTTTGTGTGCCGTCTGGGTCGCCCGGTGACCTACTGGTTTGGCCTGATCGAAGGCCTGCTCAAAATGAGCAACGACGACAGCCAGGGTCCGGTGATCACCTTCACCGGGGTGGCCCCTGGCGGCTGGTTTGGCGAAGGCACGGTGCTGAAACACGAGCAGTACCGCTACAACATCCAGGCCCTGCGCAAAAGCCTGGTTGCCGGCATCCCCGTGGCCACCTTCGACTGGTTGCTCGACCATTCCATCGGCTTCAACCGCTTCGTGATGAACCAGCTCAACGAGCGCCTGGGCCAGTTCATCGCCGCTCGCGAAATTGACCGCATCAACAACCCCGATTTGCGCGTGGCCCGCAACCTCGCCGCCCTGTTTCACCCGCTGCTCTCGCCCAACGTGGGAGACGTGCTGCGCACCACCCAGCAAGAGCTGGCTTACCTGGTGGGCCTCTCGCGCCAGCGGGTCAATGAAGCCCTGACCACTCTCGCAGCCAAGGGCTGGATTCGTGTCGAATACGGGGGCGTACGCGTGCTCGATTTGCAGGCGCTGCGCTCGGGGGAGTTGTGA
- a CDS encoding pseudouridine synthase, producing the protein MTSEDEKKPRPSTLKLNPSAAKAKPKSNDPFAPRRAPVRPPGPARAKTVSASAPKPPSKPQGAALAGRGAGSERPRFNADRPSGPGGGGGWFDNDRSRSAPPGGDRGWGRDERNDRNDRSSGDQRGPRGPSAAPRPSAPAFQPHRPDLARVGNVRGEIRLNKRMAELGLCSRREADAWIARGWVLVNGEPAVMGMPVPPDANIEIMPQARHEQAGQVTILMNKPMGYVSGQPEDGHEAAATLIGEPTQWRGDDRHPAGNRRFAPEHTRGLAPCGRLDIDSIGLLVLTQDGRIARQLIGDSSGVEKEYLVRVQWAPNGPQGQGVISQDVQSVFPKADLGLLRHGLSLDDQPLKPAEVDWMNPEQLRFVLIEGKKRQIRRMCEQVGLHVVGLKRIRIGNVMLGNLPVGQWRYLGADEGF; encoded by the coding sequence ATGACCTCTGAAGACGAAAAGAAACCCAGGCCCAGCACGCTCAAACTCAACCCGAGTGCTGCCAAGGCCAAGCCCAAATCCAATGATCCATTTGCGCCGCGCCGCGCGCCTGTGCGCCCGCCCGGGCCTGCCCGCGCCAAAACCGTGTCGGCCTCGGCGCCCAAGCCGCCCTCCAAACCCCAGGGCGCTGCGCTCGCTGGCCGTGGCGCAGGCTCGGAACGCCCGCGCTTCAATGCCGACCGTCCAAGCGGCCCCGGTGGTGGCGGTGGATGGTTCGACAATGACCGTTCGCGCTCCGCGCCGCCAGGCGGCGACCGTGGTTGGGGACGGGATGAGCGCAACGACCGCAATGACCGATCCAGCGGCGACCAGCGTGGGCCCCGCGGCCCTTCCGCCGCGCCGCGCCCCTCGGCGCCGGCTTTTCAGCCGCACCGTCCTGATCTGGCCCGCGTGGGCAATGTGCGCGGTGAAATCCGCTTGAACAAACGCATGGCCGAACTGGGGCTGTGCTCCCGCCGCGAGGCCGATGCCTGGATCGCGCGCGGCTGGGTTTTGGTCAACGGCGAACCCGCCGTGATGGGCATGCCCGTGCCGCCCGACGCCAACATTGAAATCATGCCCCAGGCCCGCCACGAGCAGGCCGGGCAAGTGACCATTCTCATGAACAAGCCGATGGGCTATGTGAGCGGTCAGCCCGAAGATGGCCACGAAGCCGCCGCCACCCTGATCGGCGAGCCCACCCAATGGCGCGGCGACGACCGCCACCCGGCCGGCAACCGCCGCTTCGCCCCTGAGCACACCCGCGGCCTCGCCCCTTGCGGCCGGCTCGACATCGATTCCATCGGCCTGCTCGTGCTCACGCAAGACGGCCGCATCGCCCGCCAGTTGATTGGCGACAGCAGCGGCGTGGAGAAGGAATACCTGGTGCGCGTGCAATGGGCGCCCAATGGCCCGCAGGGCCAGGGCGTGATCTCGCAAGATGTGCAGTCCGTCTTCCCCAAAGCCGACTTGGGCCTGCTGCGCCATGGCCTCAGCCTGGACGATCAGCCGCTGAAACCCGCCGAGGTCGACTGGATGAACCCCGAGCAGCTGCGCTTCGTTTTGATCGAAGGCAAAAAACGCCAGATTCGCCGCATGTGCGAGCAGGTGGGGCTGCACGTGGTGGGCCTCAAGCGCATTCGCATCGGCAATGTGATGCTGGGCAATCTGCCGGTGGGGCAGTGGCGGTATTTGGGGGCTGATGAGGGGTTTTGA